The Ictidomys tridecemlineatus isolate mIctTri1 chromosome 6, mIctTri1.hap1, whole genome shotgun sequence genome includes a region encoding these proteins:
- the Krt78 gene encoding keratin, type II cytoskeletal 78, with protein MSLSPCRTKRGFSAHSACSALLGGRSKGSFSSRSLSSFGGCRGASRGRAWGSRGRQGVWFGQGSGGPGLSLCPPGGIQEVTIDKNLLTPLKIEIDPQFQVVRTQETQEIRTLNNQFASFIDKVRFLEQQNKVLETKWHLLQQLEVSDSPQGLEPIFEDYLAHLRRQLEQLQRERVALDAELKACQDQEEEHKAKYEEEARKHATVENDFMVLKKDVDGVFLSKMELEGQLEVLREYVCFLKRLYEEELGQLQIQASDTSVVLSMDNNRCLDFNDIIAEVRARYEEITQNSKAEVETLYQTKYQELQASAQLHGDSMKETKVQMSQLQQAIKRLQSQIASLKEQNANLQSAIADAEHRGELALKDAQAKLDELEGALRKAKQDMARLLREYQELMSTKLALDVEIATYHRLLEGEEYWMSGECSNQVTISTVGSSAVVSGGVGDGQVGTCGLRGPGGGRGSFGSGCSSIVTGGFNTNWGSGQGPALGSCSVSGSGFGSGSGSCSSRGTILKKTVESSVKTSITY; from the exons ATGTCTCTTTCCCCGTGCAGGACCAAGAGGGGCTTCAGCGCTCACTCGGCCTGTTCTGCTCTCTTAGGGGGTCGCAGCAAGGGCAGCTTCAGCAGCAGGAGCCTCAGTTCCTTCGGTGGCTGCCGAGGGGCCTCTCGTGGGAGGGCCTGGGGGtcgaggggaaggcagggggtgTGGTTTGGACAGGGGAGTGGGGGGCCTGGGCTTTCCCTGTGCCCTCCTGGGGGCATCCAAGAAGTGACCATCGACAAGAATCTGCTGACCCCACTGAAGATTGAGATCGACCCCCAGTTCCAGGTGGTGAGGACGCAGGAGACCCAAGAGATCAGGACCCTCAACAACCAGTTTGCTTCCTTCATTGACAAG GTGCGGTTCCTGGAGCAGCAGAACAAGGTCCTAGAGACCAAGTGGCACTTGCTGCAGCAGTTGGAGGTGAGTGACAGcccccagggcctggagcctatCTTTGAGGACTACCTGGCACATCTCAGGAGGCAGCTAGAGCAGCTGCAGAGAGAACGAGTGGCTCTGGATGCCGAGCTGAAGGCCTGccaggaccaggaggaggagcATAAGGCCAA GTATGAGGAGGAGGCCCGCAAGCATGCCACGGTGGAGAATGACTTCATGGTCCTCAAGAAG GATGTGGATGGGGTTTTCCTGAGCAAGATGGAGTTGGAAGGCCAGCTGGAAGTTCTGAGAGAATATGTCTGCTTCTTGAAGCGTCTGTATGAAGAG GAGCTGGGCCAGCTGCAGATCCAGGCAAGTGACACATCTGTGGTGCTGTCCATGGACAACAATCGCTGCCTGGACTTCAATGACATCATTGCCGAGGTCCGCGCCCGCTACGAGGAGATCACCCAGAACAGCAAGGCTGAGGTTGAGACCCTGTATCAGACCAAG TACCAGGAGCTTCAGGCATCGGCCCAGCTTCATGGGGACAGCATGAAGGAAACCAAGGTCCAGATGTCCCAGTTGCAGCAAGCAATCAAGAGGCTGCAGAGTCAGATCGCCAGTCTCAAGGAGCAG AATGCCAACCTGCAATCAGCCATTGCTGACGCCGAGCACCGTGGGGAGCTGGCCTTGAAGGATGCTCAGGCCAAGCTGGACGAGCTGGAGGGTGCTCTGAGAAAAGCCAAGCAGGACATGGCCCGGCTGCTGCGGGAGTACCAGGAACTCATGAGCACAAAACTGGCTCTGGACGTGGAGATCGCCACCTACCACAGGCTGCTGGAGGGCGAGGAGTACTG GATGTCAGGGGAATGCAGCAACCAGGTCACTATCT CGACTGTGGGAAGCAGTGCCGTGGTGTCTGGAGGAGTTGGTGATGGCCAGGTGGGCACTTGTGGACTCAGAGGACCCGGAGGCGGGAGAGGCAGCTTTGGGTCCGGCTGTTCCAGCATTGTGACAGGAGGCTTCAATACCAACTGGGGCTCTGGACAGGGACCTGCTTTGGGTTCCTGCTCTGTGTCTGGCTCTGGTTTTGGTTCTGGCTCTGGCTCCTGCTCTAGCCGCGGTACCATCCTGAAGAAAACGGTGGAGTCAAGTGTGAAGACGTCCATCACATACTGA
- the Krt79 gene encoding keratin, type II cytoskeletal 79, whose product MRSSLSRQTYSTKGGFSSNSASGGGGCRTRTSFSSVTMSRSSGGGGGARCGPSTSGFGSRSLYNLGGSKSISVSVAGGASSGRALGGFGFGSGAYMGLGAGRQTFGPACPPGGIQEVTVNQSLLTPLNVEIDPEIQRVRTQEREQIKTLNNKFASFIDKVRFLEQQNKVLETKWALLQEQSQNMGVTRNNLEPIFEAFLSSLRRQLDSKQDERGRLDLELRNVQDLLEDFKNKYEDEINKRTALENEFVVLKKDVDAAYMGRMDLHGKVDSLTQEIDFLQALYEMELSQVQTHVSDTKVVLSMDNNRSLDLDSIIAEVKAQYELIAQRSRAEAEAWYQTKYEELQVTAGKHGDTLQNLKDEISELTRIIQRLESELEAAKKQCQKLQAAIEEAEQRGEMALKDAKKKLGDLDTALHQAKENLARLLRDYQALMNVKLALDVEIATYRKLLESEESRMSGECPSTVSISVTGNSTTMVGGSAAGFGGGVSLGGSGGGFKAGFSTNVGYSNVKGGVGSGGTSILRKTTTVKTSSRRY is encoded by the exons ATGAGATCCTCCCTGTCTCGGCAAACCTACTCAACCAAAGGAGGCTTCAGCTCCAACTCAGCCAGCGGAGGGGGCGGGTGTCGAACCCGCACCAGCTTCAGCTCCGTGACCATGTCCCGGAGCAGTGGCGGTGGTGGTGGGGCTCGCTGTGGCCCCAGCACCAGTGGCTTTGGCAGCCGGAGCCTCTATAACTTGGGAGGCAGCAAGAGCATCTCTGTCAGTGTGGCCGGAGGGGCCTCCTCGGGTCGGGCTCTGGGGGGCTTCGGCTTTGGCAGTGGGGCCTACATGGGCCTGGGGGCTGGCAGGCAGACCTTCGGGCCTGCTTGTCCTCCAGGGGGGATCCAGGAGGTCACTGTCAACCAGAGCCTGCTGACCCCCCTCAATGTGGAGATAGACCCAGAGATCCAGCGGGTGCGCACCCAGGAGCGTGAGCAGATCAAGACCCTCAACAACAAGTTCGCCTCCTTCATCGACAAG GTACGTTTCCTGGAGCAGCAGAATAAAGTGCTGGAGACCAAATGGGCTTTGCTGCAAGAGCAAAGCCAGAACATGGGTGTCACCAGAAACAACCTGGAGCCCATCTTTGAGGCCTTCCTGAGCAGCCTGCGGAGGCAGCTGGATAGCAAGCAGGACGAGCGGGGGAGATTGGACTTGGAGCTGAGGAACGTGCAAGATCTCCTGGAGGACTTCAAGAACAA GTACGAGGATGAAATCAACAAGCGCACCGCTTTGGAGAATGAGTTTGTGGTGCTCAAGAAG GATGTGGATGCTGCGTATATGGGCCGAATGGATCTGCATGGCAAAGTGGACTCCTTGACCCAGGAGATTGACTTCCTCCAGGCTCTCTACGAAATG GAGCTGAGCCAAGTGCAGACCCACGTGTCTGACACCAAGGTCGTCCTGTCCATGGACAACAACCGCAGCCTGGATCTGGACAGCATCATTGCCGAGGTCAAGGCCCAGTATGAGCTGATTGCCCAGAGGAGCCGGGCGGAGGCCGAGGCCTGGTACCAGACCAAG TACGAGGAGCTGCAGGTGACGGCAGGGAAGCATGGGGACACCCTGCAGAACCTCAAGGACGAGATTTCGGAGCTTACCCGCATTATCCAGAGGCTGGAGAGTGAGTTGGAGGCGGCCAAGAAGCAG TGTCAGAAGCTGCAGGCGGCCATCGAGGAAGCGGAGCAGCGTGGGGAGATGGCACTCAAGGATGCGAAGAAGAAGCTCGGGGATCTGGACACGGCCCTGCATCAGGCTAAGGAGAACCTGGCCCGGCTGCTGCGTGACTACCAGGCCCTCATGAACGTCAAGCTGGCCCTGGACGTGGAGATCGCCACCTACCGCAAGCTGCTGGAGAGCGAGGAGAGCAG GATGTCTGGAGAATGTCCCAGCACTGTCAGCATTT CTGTGACTGGCAACTCCACCACCATGGTTGGAGGCAGTGCGGCTGGCTTTGGGGGTGGCGTCTCCCTAGGTGGGAGCGGGGGTGGCTTCAAGGCTGGATTCAGCACGAATGTGGGCTACAGCAATGTCAAAGGCGGGGTCGGCTCCGGGGGCACCTCCATCCTGCGGAAGACCACCACGGTCAAGACGTCCAGCCGGAGGTACTAG